One part of the Candidatus Neptunochlamydia vexilliferae genome encodes these proteins:
- the yajC gene encoding preprotein translocase subunit YajC, whose translation MKKALYLLAPLALSATLFAEEGAPARQQSMMQTFMMIGIALLFFYMILWRPEQKRRKKMQQQRDSMSKGDRITAMGIVGTLVRVEKETVILKMVDGSKIEVLKQAISNVQPGNETTEETQTNGA comes from the coding sequence ATGAAAAAAGCCCTTTATCTTTTAGCCCCCTTAGCTCTTTCCGCAACACTATTTGCAGAAGAAGGAGCCCCAGCCCGTCAACAAAGCATGATGCAAACCTTCATGATGATCGGGATAGCCCTTCTCTTTTTCTACATGATCCTGTGGAGACCCGAGCAAAAAAGACGGAAGAAGATGCAGCAACAGCGAGACAGCATGAGCAAAGGAGACCGGATCACCGCCATGGGGATCGTTGGGACCCTTGTCCGTGTTGAAAAAGAGACTGTGATCCTAAAAATGGTTGATGGCTCCAAGATCGAAGTGCTCAAGCAAGCGATCTCTAACGTGCAGCCAGGAAATGAAACGACTGAAGAGACTCAGACGAACGGCGCTTAA